From Neisseria musculi, the proteins below share one genomic window:
- a CDS encoding HAAAP family serine/threonine permease encodes MSPQPSSLQHTRKWNKFDLLWILNLFGTAVGAGVLFLPINAGMGGFWPLVLMAAIVGPMTYFSHRGLARFVASSAKPGSDITEVVEEHFGSAAGKLITLLYFFAIFPILLIYGNSVTNTVDSFIVNQMGMASPPRALLSLVLIASLIGILLLGERIVLKVTEWLVYPLVLILFFLSVYLIPHWNAASLSVMPDAGIFISTLWITIPVLVFSFNHSPAISSFVLSQQREYQNPETTDYHACRTLKGTSTVLLVFVMFFVFSCVLTLTPSELAAAKEQNISVLSFLANKFENPYISYLSPLIAFLAITSSFFGHYMGAKEGLEGLYIKMKQGSGSDAVNRKKLNLVSAVFFLLTLWAVAIINPSILGLIESLGGPIIAMILFIMPMYAVRKVPAMRRFQGKASNVFVVVMGIMAISNIVYSLIF; translated from the coding sequence ATGAGCCCCCAACCCTCAAGCCTGCAACACACCCGCAAATGGAACAAATTCGACCTGCTTTGGATTCTCAACCTGTTTGGCACCGCCGTTGGCGCAGGAGTTCTGTTTCTGCCCATCAATGCCGGTATGGGCGGCTTCTGGCCGCTGGTGCTGATGGCTGCCATTGTCGGGCCGATGACGTATTTCTCCCACAGGGGGCTGGCGCGTTTTGTGGCCTCTTCCGCCAAGCCCGGCAGCGACATCACCGAAGTGGTTGAAGAGCATTTCGGCTCCGCCGCCGGAAAGCTGATTACCCTGCTCTATTTCTTTGCGATTTTCCCCATTCTGCTGATTTACGGCAACAGCGTTACCAACACGGTGGATTCCTTTATCGTCAATCAGATGGGCATGGCTTCTCCGCCGCGCGCGCTGCTCTCGCTGGTTTTGATTGCATCACTTATCGGCATTTTGCTGCTGGGCGAGCGCATTGTGTTGAAAGTAACCGAATGGCTGGTTTACCCGCTGGTGCTGATTCTGTTTTTTCTGTCGGTGTATCTGATTCCGCACTGGAACGCCGCCTCGCTTTCGGTAATGCCCGATGCCGGCATTTTTATCTCTACTTTGTGGATTACCATTCCGGTATTGGTGTTTTCGTTTAACCATTCTCCGGCCATTTCTTCTTTTGTGCTCTCGCAGCAGCGCGAATATCAAAACCCTGAAACAACCGACTATCATGCCTGCCGCACGCTGAAGGGCACTTCGACCGTGCTGCTGGTGTTTGTGATGTTTTTCGTGTTCAGCTGCGTGCTGACTTTAACCCCCTCCGAACTGGCGGCGGCAAAAGAGCAGAACATTTCGGTGTTGTCGTTTCTCGCCAACAAATTTGAAAACCCCTATATTTCGTATCTCAGCCCCCTGATTGCATTTTTAGCCATCACCAGCTCGTTTTTCGGGCACTACATGGGTGCAAAAGAAGGCTTGGAAGGGCTGTATATCAAAATGAAGCAAGGCTCGGGCTCTGATGCCGTCAACCGCAAAAAGCTGAATCTGGTTTCCGCCGTGTTTTTCCTGCTGACCCTGTGGGCGGTGGCCATTATCAACCCGAGCATTTTGGGCTTGATTGAATCGCTGGGCGGCCCCATCATTGCCATGATTCTCTTCATCATGCCCATGTATGCCGTGCGCAAAGTACCCGCCATGCGCCGCTTTCAAGGCAAAGCCAGCAATGTGTTTGTGGTGGTGATGGGCATCATGGCCATTTCCAATATTGTTTACAGCCTGATTTTTTAA